From a single Sander vitreus isolate 19-12246 chromosome 4, sanVit1, whole genome shotgun sequence genomic region:
- the LOC144517412 gene encoding RNA-binding protein 39-like isoform X3, with product MADDLDIEEMLDAPYRRDEPKNLSPNGEEERTKKKKRSRSRDKKRSRSRDRKRSRSRERKRSRSRDKRRSRSRERRSSRERGGRYRDHHKHRRRSKSKSPVRKEKSPVRLPVDTLTPEERDARTVFCMQLAARIRPRDLEDFFSAVGNVRDVRMISDRNSRKSKGIAYIEFVEATSVPLAIGLTGQRLLGVPIIVQASQAEKNRAAAAAAANSLQKGSAGPMRLYVGSLHFNITEEMLRGIFEPFGRIESIQLMMDSATGTSKGYGFITFSDADCAQKAMEQLNGFELAGRPMKVGNVTERTDSSASFLDSDDLERSGIDLGTTGRLQLMARLAEGSGLQMPPAAQQALQMSGVIAIGAMAAVSAAMNPGLNMNSGAMNLPSQPLATHCFQLSNMFHPNSEKPPGWEMDIQHDVIEECNKHGGVVHVYVDKNSAQVTV from the exons ATGGCAGATGACCTGGACATTGAAGAGATGCTGGATGCTCCGTACAGGAGG GATGAACCCAAGAACCTGAGCCCCAACGGAGAGGAGGAACGAACCAAGAA GAAGAAGCGCAGCCGCAGCCGCGACAAGAAGCGCAGCCGGAGTCGAGACAGGAAGCGCAGCCGCAGCCGAGAGCGTAAACGCAGCCGCAGCCGAGACAAGAGAAGAAGTCGCAGCAGAGAGCGCCGCAGCAGTAGAGAGAGGGGCGGCCGCTACCGAGACCACCACAAGCA cCGGCGGCGGTCCAAGAGTAAGAGTCCCGTGAGGAAGGAGAAGAGTCCCGTCAGGCTCCCCGTAGATACGCTGACTCCAGAGGAGCGGGACGCCCGCACCGTGTTCTGCATGCAGCTGGCGGCCAGGATCCGCCCGCGAGACCTGGAGGACTTCTTCTCCGCTGTGGGGAAC GTTCGGGATGTGAGGATGATCTCTGACAGGAACTCGCGCAAGTCGAAGGGCATCGCCTACATCGAGTTTGTGGAGGCAACATCGGTTCCTCTCGCAATTGGGCTGACGGGGCAAAGGCTGCTGGGAGTTCCCATCATCGTACAGGCCTCACAG gcgGAGAAGAACCGAGCGGCTGCAGCAGCTGCGGCCAACAGCCTGCAGAAGGGATCTGCGGGACCGATGAGGCTTTACGTCGGCTCTCTGCACTTCAACATCACCGAGGAGATGCTGAGAGGAATCTTTGAGCCGTTTGGACGG ATTGAGAGCATCCAGCTGATGATGGACAGTGCCACGGGAACCTCTAAAGGCTACGGCTTCATCACT ttttCAGACGCCGACTGTGCCCAGAAAGCGATGGAGCAGCTGAATGGCTTTGAGCTGGCGGGTCGGCCGATGAAAGTAGGAAATGTGACGGAGCGGACCGACTCCTCGGCCTCGTTCCTCGACAGCGACGATCTGGAACGCTCCGGCATCGACCTTGGGACCACCGGACGCCTGCAGCTGATGGCCCGGCTCGCTGAGG gttCAGGTCTACAAATGCCTCCAGCTGCTCAGCAGGCTCTGCAGATGAGTGGAGTGATCGCTATCGGAGCCATGGCTGCTGTGTCAG CTGCGATGAATCCGGGTCTCAACATGAATTCTGGTGCGATGAATCTTCCCTCTCAGCCGCTCGCTACTCACTGCTTCCAGCTCTCCAACATGTTCCACCCAAACAG tgagaAGCCTCCTGGCTGGGAGATGGATATACAGCATGATGTCATTGAGGAATGTAACAAACATGGAGGAGTCGTCCACGTCTATGTCGACAAAAACTCTGCACAG gtgacagtgtga
- the LOC144517412 gene encoding RNA-binding protein 39-like isoform X1 translates to MADDLDIEEMLDAPYRRDEPKNLSPNGEEERTKKKKRSRSRDKKRSRSRDRKRSRSRERKRSRSRDKRRSRSRERRSSRERGGRYRDHHKHRRRSKSKSPVRKEKSPVRLPVDTLTPEERDARTVFCMQLAARIRPRDLEDFFSAVGNVRDVRMISDRNSRKSKGIAYIEFVEATSVPLAIGLTGQRLLGVPIIVQASQAEKNRAAAAAAANSLQKGSAGPMRLYVGSLHFNITEEMLRGIFEPFGRIESIQLMMDSATGTSKGYGFITFSDADCAQKAMEQLNGFELAGRPMKVGNVTERTDSSASFLDSDDLERSGIDLGTTGRLQLMARLAEGSGLQMPPAAQQALQMSGVIAIGAMAAVSAAMNPGLNMNSGAMNLPSQPLATHCFQLSNMFHPNSEKPPGWEMDIQHDVIEECNKHGGVVHVYVDKNSAQGNVYVKCPSIPAAMAAVNALHGRFFAGKMITAAFVPLPAYHHLFPESATANQLLVPPTRR, encoded by the exons ATGGCAGATGACCTGGACATTGAAGAGATGCTGGATGCTCCGTACAGGAGG GATGAACCCAAGAACCTGAGCCCCAACGGAGAGGAGGAACGAACCAAGAA GAAGAAGCGCAGCCGCAGCCGCGACAAGAAGCGCAGCCGGAGTCGAGACAGGAAGCGCAGCCGCAGCCGAGAGCGTAAACGCAGCCGCAGCCGAGACAAGAGAAGAAGTCGCAGCAGAGAGCGCCGCAGCAGTAGAGAGAGGGGCGGCCGCTACCGAGACCACCACAAGCA cCGGCGGCGGTCCAAGAGTAAGAGTCCCGTGAGGAAGGAGAAGAGTCCCGTCAGGCTCCCCGTAGATACGCTGACTCCAGAGGAGCGGGACGCCCGCACCGTGTTCTGCATGCAGCTGGCGGCCAGGATCCGCCCGCGAGACCTGGAGGACTTCTTCTCCGCTGTGGGGAAC GTTCGGGATGTGAGGATGATCTCTGACAGGAACTCGCGCAAGTCGAAGGGCATCGCCTACATCGAGTTTGTGGAGGCAACATCGGTTCCTCTCGCAATTGGGCTGACGGGGCAAAGGCTGCTGGGAGTTCCCATCATCGTACAGGCCTCACAG gcgGAGAAGAACCGAGCGGCTGCAGCAGCTGCGGCCAACAGCCTGCAGAAGGGATCTGCGGGACCGATGAGGCTTTACGTCGGCTCTCTGCACTTCAACATCACCGAGGAGATGCTGAGAGGAATCTTTGAGCCGTTTGGACGG ATTGAGAGCATCCAGCTGATGATGGACAGTGCCACGGGAACCTCTAAAGGCTACGGCTTCATCACT ttttCAGACGCCGACTGTGCCCAGAAAGCGATGGAGCAGCTGAATGGCTTTGAGCTGGCGGGTCGGCCGATGAAAGTAGGAAATGTGACGGAGCGGACCGACTCCTCGGCCTCGTTCCTCGACAGCGACGATCTGGAACGCTCCGGCATCGACCTTGGGACCACCGGACGCCTGCAGCTGATGGCCCGGCTCGCTGAGG gttCAGGTCTACAAATGCCTCCAGCTGCTCAGCAGGCTCTGCAGATGAGTGGAGTGATCGCTATCGGAGCCATGGCTGCTGTGTCAG CTGCGATGAATCCGGGTCTCAACATGAATTCTGGTGCGATGAATCTTCCCTCTCAGCCGCTCGCTACTCACTGCTTCCAGCTCTCCAACATGTTCCACCCAAACAG tgagaAGCCTCCTGGCTGGGAGATGGATATACAGCATGATGTCATTGAGGAATGTAACAAACATGGAGGAGTCGTCCACGTCTATGTCGACAAAAACTCTGCACAG GGAAACGTTTACGTTAAGTGTCCGTCGATCCCTGCCGCCATGGCCGCCGTCAACGCTCTGCACGGACGATTCTTTGCCG GGAAGATGATCACGGCGGCGTTCGTTCCTCTGCCGGCCTACCACCACCTGTTCCCAGAATCTGCCacagccaatcagctgctggtccCGCCCACAAGGCGGTGA
- the LOC144517412 gene encoding RNA-binding protein 39-like isoform X2, translating to MKDEPKNLSPNGEEERTKKKKRSRSRDKKRSRSRDRKRSRSRERKRSRSRDKRRSRSRERRSSRERGGRYRDHHKHRRRSKSKSPVRKEKSPVRLPVDTLTPEERDARTVFCMQLAARIRPRDLEDFFSAVGNVRDVRMISDRNSRKSKGIAYIEFVEATSVPLAIGLTGQRLLGVPIIVQASQAEKNRAAAAAAANSLQKGSAGPMRLYVGSLHFNITEEMLRGIFEPFGRIESIQLMMDSATGTSKGYGFITFSDADCAQKAMEQLNGFELAGRPMKVGNVTERTDSSASFLDSDDLERSGIDLGTTGRLQLMARLAEGSGLQMPPAAQQALQMSGVIAIGAMAAVSAAMNPGLNMNSGAMNLPSQPLATHCFQLSNMFHPNSEKPPGWEMDIQHDVIEECNKHGGVVHVYVDKNSAQGNVYVKCPSIPAAMAAVNALHGRFFAGKMITAAFVPLPAYHHLFPESATANQLLVPPTRR from the exons ATGAAG GATGAACCCAAGAACCTGAGCCCCAACGGAGAGGAGGAACGAACCAAGAA GAAGAAGCGCAGCCGCAGCCGCGACAAGAAGCGCAGCCGGAGTCGAGACAGGAAGCGCAGCCGCAGCCGAGAGCGTAAACGCAGCCGCAGCCGAGACAAGAGAAGAAGTCGCAGCAGAGAGCGCCGCAGCAGTAGAGAGAGGGGCGGCCGCTACCGAGACCACCACAAGCA cCGGCGGCGGTCCAAGAGTAAGAGTCCCGTGAGGAAGGAGAAGAGTCCCGTCAGGCTCCCCGTAGATACGCTGACTCCAGAGGAGCGGGACGCCCGCACCGTGTTCTGCATGCAGCTGGCGGCCAGGATCCGCCCGCGAGACCTGGAGGACTTCTTCTCCGCTGTGGGGAAC GTTCGGGATGTGAGGATGATCTCTGACAGGAACTCGCGCAAGTCGAAGGGCATCGCCTACATCGAGTTTGTGGAGGCAACATCGGTTCCTCTCGCAATTGGGCTGACGGGGCAAAGGCTGCTGGGAGTTCCCATCATCGTACAGGCCTCACAG gcgGAGAAGAACCGAGCGGCTGCAGCAGCTGCGGCCAACAGCCTGCAGAAGGGATCTGCGGGACCGATGAGGCTTTACGTCGGCTCTCTGCACTTCAACATCACCGAGGAGATGCTGAGAGGAATCTTTGAGCCGTTTGGACGG ATTGAGAGCATCCAGCTGATGATGGACAGTGCCACGGGAACCTCTAAAGGCTACGGCTTCATCACT ttttCAGACGCCGACTGTGCCCAGAAAGCGATGGAGCAGCTGAATGGCTTTGAGCTGGCGGGTCGGCCGATGAAAGTAGGAAATGTGACGGAGCGGACCGACTCCTCGGCCTCGTTCCTCGACAGCGACGATCTGGAACGCTCCGGCATCGACCTTGGGACCACCGGACGCCTGCAGCTGATGGCCCGGCTCGCTGAGG gttCAGGTCTACAAATGCCTCCAGCTGCTCAGCAGGCTCTGCAGATGAGTGGAGTGATCGCTATCGGAGCCATGGCTGCTGTGTCAG CTGCGATGAATCCGGGTCTCAACATGAATTCTGGTGCGATGAATCTTCCCTCTCAGCCGCTCGCTACTCACTGCTTCCAGCTCTCCAACATGTTCCACCCAAACAG tgagaAGCCTCCTGGCTGGGAGATGGATATACAGCATGATGTCATTGAGGAATGTAACAAACATGGAGGAGTCGTCCACGTCTATGTCGACAAAAACTCTGCACAG GGAAACGTTTACGTTAAGTGTCCGTCGATCCCTGCCGCCATGGCCGCCGTCAACGCTCTGCACGGACGATTCTTTGCCG GGAAGATGATCACGGCGGCGTTCGTTCCTCTGCCGGCCTACCACCACCTGTTCCCAGAATCTGCCacagccaatcagctgctggtccCGCCCACAAGGCGGTGA